A single Vespula vulgaris chromosome 3, iyVesVulg1.1, whole genome shotgun sequence DNA region contains:
- the LOC127062101 gene encoding vinculin isoform X5, with amino-acid sequence MPVFHTKTIESILEPVAQQVSRLVILHEEAEDGNAMPDLGKPVQAVSMAVTNLIKVGKETINSSDDALLKQDMPAALQRVEGASRLLEEASAMLKQDPYSGPARKKLIEGSRGILQGTSSLLLCFDESEVRKIIRECKRVLDYLAVTEVIETMEDLVHFLKNLSPCLSKVSREVSAREKELTHQVHREILIRCLEQVKTLAPILICSMKIFIHIISQGGKGAEEAAENRNYLSGRMSDELNEIIRVLQLTTYDEEEWDADQLTVLKKAQSAIESRIRAAYDWLDDGLALRGGVGEKSLRQIVEQASRLAERYLSPSQAEPLSKLASQIITMTDALCELRQNEKGTTPQAEALARGIKEKLNELRSCVASALVAADKSGTAQTAHTVAGRLEQANKWLLNPQQDDKGLGQKAIALIIHEGKKVAEGLPGIHKVEILQLCDEVDNLSHQLGDLCAHGQGNTPRAQEIARQLSHKLYELKNRIQQAVVSRVVEDFIDITTPLKQFTDAVLAPEGTPGRDQNFNDKTHALQTFSNRAAKTARMVAAGGSGGNKKLAEALAASASQVESLTPQLVNAGRIRMTYPDSKAADEHFENLRQQYAETMQRARALCDEATDSGDFIRTSEEQMQKHTYLCEEAIAKSYPQKMVDNTAAIARLADRVILVAKQESDNSEDPAFIQRVNQATDTLQNSIAPMIQNAKYVTINTNDNTAAYHWRESNRALLSNVGQVHKAIVVHPDLVQPPSMSQLHITDEEQMPSQQYNYFTDKVGQPLRNQPSPSNLRVISPTLGSNKPQHRSLSPLPKWARGGDNPDLLYQELASDNELEKSICAGGYIDYYDDEVAPPRPPLPGGDIPPPRPPPPETDDEDEMFMHAPQPNQPIMMAAHGLHQEVRQWSSKDNEIIAAAKKMAVLMGKLSGLVRGEGGNKRDLIACAKAIAEASQEVTRLAKELARECTDKRIRTNLLQVCERIPTIGTQLKILSTVKATMLGAQEMLPSWEELMLYGTEEDQEATDMLVGNAQNLMQSVKETVRAAECASIKIRTASGMKLRWVRRQPWYQY; translated from the exons ATGCCGGTGTTTCACACAAAGACTATAGAAAGTATTCTTGAACCTGTCGCACAGCag GTTTCAAGACTTGTCATTTTACATGAAGAAGCTGAAGATGGAAATGCAATGCCAGATTTGGGAAAGCCTGTACAGGCAGTTAGTATGGCAGTGACTAATTTGATAAAA gttggcaaagaaacaataaattcTTCAGATGATGCTTTGCTCAAGCAAGACATGCCTGCAGCATTGCAACGCGTGGAGGGGGCTTCGCGTCTTTTAGAAGAAGCATCTGCAATGTTAAAACAAGATCCTTATTCTGGACCTGCCAG aaagaaactTATAGAAGGTTCCCGTGGTATTCTGCAAGGAACTAGTTCTTTACTGTTATGTTTTGATGAAAGTGAAgtacgaaaaataattagagaATGTAAACGCGTTTTGGATTATTTAGCTGTTACTGAAGTCATTGAAACAATGGAAGATTTGGTTCACTTCCTTAAAAATTTAAGTCCATGCTTAAGTAAGGTATCGAGAGAAGTAAGCGCtcgtgaaaaagaattaactcATCAAGTTCATAGAGAAATCCTCATACGATGTTTAGAGCAg gtgAAAACTTTGGCACCAATCCTTATTTGttctatgaaaatttttattcacatCATATCTCAAGGTGGAAAAGGAGCTGAAGAGGCAGCTGAaaatcgtaattatttaaGTGGACGAATGTCTGACGAACTGAATGAAATAATCAGAGTTTTACAATTAACAACATATGATGAAGAGGAATGGGATGCTGATCAATTAACA GTCTTGAAAAAAGCACAGAGTGCTATAGAATCTAGAATACGTGCTGCATACGATTGGTTGGATGATGGACTCGCTTTACGTGGAGGTGTAGGAGAAAAAAGTCTTCGGCAAATAGTGGAACAAGCATCGCGATTAGCCGAACgatatctttctccttctcaagCAGAACCATTATCGAAATTAGCTTCACAAATAATTACCATGACAGATGCTTTATGCGAACTGcgtcaaaatgaaaaag GAACTACACCACAAGCAGAAGCTCTGGCGCGtggtataaaagaaaaattaaatgaattacgCAGTTGCGTAGCATCTGCCTTAGTAGCCGCTGATAAATCAGGAACAGCTCAAACTGCACATACCGTCGCAGGTCGTTTGGAACAAGCTAATAAATGGCTTTTAAATCCACAACAAGATGATAAAGGACTTGGTCAAAAGGCTATAGCTTTGATAATAcatgaaggaaaaaag gTTGCTGAAGGTTTACCTGGTATACATAAAGTAGAGATTCTACAATTATGTGATGAAGTTGATAATTTATCTCATCAACTTGGAGATTTATGTGCTCATGGTCAAGGAAATACACCAAGAGCTCAAGAGATAGCACGTCAACTATCGCATAAATTGTACGAGCTAAAGAATAGGATACAACAGGCTGTTGTATCACGGGTAGTTGAAGATTTCATCGATATTACGACACCTTTAAAGCAATTTACGGATGCTGTCTTGGCACCAGAAGGTACACCAGGAAGAGATCAAAATTTCAATGACAAAACTCATGCTCTCCAAACATTTTCTAATAGAGCAGCAAAAACGGCTAGAATGGTTGCAGCTGGTG GTAGTGgaggtaataaaaaattagctGAGGCATTAGCTGCAAGTGCTTCACAAGTTGAATCATTAACACCTCAATTGGTTAATGCTGGTCGAATTCGTATGACGTATCCGGACAGTAAAGCAGCCGATGAACATTTTGAAAATCTTAGACAACAATATGCCGAAACTATGCAGCGAGCAAGAGCATTGTGCGATGAAGCAACTGATAGTGGCGATTTTATTAGAACTTCAGAAGAACAAATGCAAAAGCATACATATCTTTGCGAAGAAGCTATTGCAAAATCTTATCCACAAAAAATGGTTGACAATACAGCTGCTATTGCAAGGTTGGCTGATAGGGTAATACTCGTGGCTAAACAAGAAAGTGATAATAGCGAGGATCCTGCTTTTATTCAAAGAGTTAATCAAGCAACTGATACTTTACAAAATA GTATTGCCCCAATGATCCAGAATGCAAAATATGTTACTATCAATACTAATGATAACACTGCAGCATATCATTGGAGAGAAAGCAATCGTGCT CTTTTATCCAATGTCGGACAAGTACATAAGGCTATTGTAGTACATCCAGATTTGGTTCAACCACCATCAATGTCGCAGCTGCATATCACCGATG AGGAACAAATGCCAAGTCAACAATATAATTACTTCACAGATAAAG ttGGTCAGCCTTTGAGAAATCAACCCTCACCCAGCAATTTACGCGTGATCAGCCCCACACTAGGTTCAAATAAACCACAACATCGTTCTCTTAGTCCATTACCAAAATGGGCACGTGGAG GAGATAACCCAGATCTCCTCTATCAAGAACTGGCTTCTGACAACGAGTTGGAAAAGTCAATTTGTGCTGGAG gctatattgattattatgatGATG AAGTTGCACCACCACGTCCACCATTACCTGGTGGTGATATTCCACCACCAAGACCTCCACCTCCAGAAACGGATGACGAAGACGAAATGTTCATGCATGCACCTCAACCAAATCAACCAATAATG ATGGCTGCACATGGTTTACATCAAGAAGTACGACAGTGGTCAAGCaaagataatgaaattattgcaGCAGCTAAAAAAATGGCTGTCTTGATGGGTAAATTATCTGGTTTAGTTAGAGGAGAAGGTGGAAATAAGAGAGATCTTATAGCTTGTGCTAAAGCTATAGCCGAAGCTTCTCAGGAAGTAACACGTCTTGCAAAAGAACTTGCTAGAGAATGTACTGATAAACGAATTCGTACG aatttaCTTCAAGTTTGTGAACGTATACCAACTATTGGAacacaattaaaaattttatctacaGTAAAAGCTACAATGCTTGGAGCACAAG AGATGCTCCCTAGCTGGGAAGAATTGATGCTTTATg GTACAGAAGAAGATCAGGAGGCAACTGATATGCTTGTTGGAAATGCTCAAAATCTTATGCAGAGTGTCAAAGAAACTGTACGTGCTGCAGAATGTGCAAGTATAAAGATTCGTACTGCTTCTGGTATGAAATTACGATGGGTACGTCGTCAACCATGGTAccaatattaa
- the LOC127062101 gene encoding vinculin isoform X10, with product MPVFHTKTIESILEPVAQQVSRLVILHEEAEDGNAMPDLGKPVQAVSMAVTNLIKVGKETINSSDDALLKQDMPAALQRVEGASRLLEEASAMLKQDPYSGPARKKLIEGSRGILQGTSSLLLCFDESEVRKIIRECKRVLDYLAVTEVIETMEDLVHFLKNLSPCLSKVSREVSAREKELTHQVHREILIRCLEQVKTLAPILICSMKIFIHIISQGGKGAEEAAENRNYLSGRMSDELNEIIRVLQLTTYDEEEWDADQLTVLKKAQSAIESRIRAAYDWLDDGLALRGGVGEKSLRQIVEQASRLAERYLSPSQAEPLSKLASQIITMTDALCELRQNEKGTTPQAEALARGIKEKLNELRSCVASALVAADKSGTAQTAHTVAGRLEQANKWLLNPQQDDKGLGQKAIALIIHEGKKVAEGLPGIHKVEILQLCDEVDNLSHQLGDLCAHGQGNTPRAQEIARQLSHKLYELKNRIQQAVVSRVVEDFIDITTPLKQFTDAVLAPEGTPGRDQNFNDKTHALQTFSNRAAKTARMVAAGGSGGNKKLAEALAASASQVESLTPQLVNAGRIRMTYPDSKAADEHFENLRQQYAETMQRARALCDEATDSGDFIRTSEEQMQKHTYLCEEAIAKSYPQKMVDNTAAIARLADRVILVAKQESDNSEDPAFIQRVNQATDTLQNSIAPMIQNAKYVTINTNDNTAAYHWRESNRALLSNVGQVHKAIVVHPDLVQPPSMSQLHITDEEQMPSQQYNYFTDKVGQPLRNQPSPSNLRVISPTLGSNKPQHRSLSPLPKWARGGDNPDLLYQELASDNELEKSICAGGYIDYYDDEVAPPRPPLPGGDIPPPRPPPPETDDEDEMFMHAPQPNQPIMMAAHGLHQEVRQWSSKDNEIIAAAKKMAVLMGKLSGLVRGEGGNKRDLIACAKAIAEASQEVTRLAKELARECTDKRIRTNLLQVCERIPTIGTQLKILSTVKATMLGAQGTEEDQEATDMLVGNAQNLMQSVKETVRAAECASIKIRTASGMKLRWVRRQPWYQY from the exons ATGCCGGTGTTTCACACAAAGACTATAGAAAGTATTCTTGAACCTGTCGCACAGCag GTTTCAAGACTTGTCATTTTACATGAAGAAGCTGAAGATGGAAATGCAATGCCAGATTTGGGAAAGCCTGTACAGGCAGTTAGTATGGCAGTGACTAATTTGATAAAA gttggcaaagaaacaataaattcTTCAGATGATGCTTTGCTCAAGCAAGACATGCCTGCAGCATTGCAACGCGTGGAGGGGGCTTCGCGTCTTTTAGAAGAAGCATCTGCAATGTTAAAACAAGATCCTTATTCTGGACCTGCCAG aaagaaactTATAGAAGGTTCCCGTGGTATTCTGCAAGGAACTAGTTCTTTACTGTTATGTTTTGATGAAAGTGAAgtacgaaaaataattagagaATGTAAACGCGTTTTGGATTATTTAGCTGTTACTGAAGTCATTGAAACAATGGAAGATTTGGTTCACTTCCTTAAAAATTTAAGTCCATGCTTAAGTAAGGTATCGAGAGAAGTAAGCGCtcgtgaaaaagaattaactcATCAAGTTCATAGAGAAATCCTCATACGATGTTTAGAGCAg gtgAAAACTTTGGCACCAATCCTTATTTGttctatgaaaatttttattcacatCATATCTCAAGGTGGAAAAGGAGCTGAAGAGGCAGCTGAaaatcgtaattatttaaGTGGACGAATGTCTGACGAACTGAATGAAATAATCAGAGTTTTACAATTAACAACATATGATGAAGAGGAATGGGATGCTGATCAATTAACA GTCTTGAAAAAAGCACAGAGTGCTATAGAATCTAGAATACGTGCTGCATACGATTGGTTGGATGATGGACTCGCTTTACGTGGAGGTGTAGGAGAAAAAAGTCTTCGGCAAATAGTGGAACAAGCATCGCGATTAGCCGAACgatatctttctccttctcaagCAGAACCATTATCGAAATTAGCTTCACAAATAATTACCATGACAGATGCTTTATGCGAACTGcgtcaaaatgaaaaag GAACTACACCACAAGCAGAAGCTCTGGCGCGtggtataaaagaaaaattaaatgaattacgCAGTTGCGTAGCATCTGCCTTAGTAGCCGCTGATAAATCAGGAACAGCTCAAACTGCACATACCGTCGCAGGTCGTTTGGAACAAGCTAATAAATGGCTTTTAAATCCACAACAAGATGATAAAGGACTTGGTCAAAAGGCTATAGCTTTGATAATAcatgaaggaaaaaag gTTGCTGAAGGTTTACCTGGTATACATAAAGTAGAGATTCTACAATTATGTGATGAAGTTGATAATTTATCTCATCAACTTGGAGATTTATGTGCTCATGGTCAAGGAAATACACCAAGAGCTCAAGAGATAGCACGTCAACTATCGCATAAATTGTACGAGCTAAAGAATAGGATACAACAGGCTGTTGTATCACGGGTAGTTGAAGATTTCATCGATATTACGACACCTTTAAAGCAATTTACGGATGCTGTCTTGGCACCAGAAGGTACACCAGGAAGAGATCAAAATTTCAATGACAAAACTCATGCTCTCCAAACATTTTCTAATAGAGCAGCAAAAACGGCTAGAATGGTTGCAGCTGGTG GTAGTGgaggtaataaaaaattagctGAGGCATTAGCTGCAAGTGCTTCACAAGTTGAATCATTAACACCTCAATTGGTTAATGCTGGTCGAATTCGTATGACGTATCCGGACAGTAAAGCAGCCGATGAACATTTTGAAAATCTTAGACAACAATATGCCGAAACTATGCAGCGAGCAAGAGCATTGTGCGATGAAGCAACTGATAGTGGCGATTTTATTAGAACTTCAGAAGAACAAATGCAAAAGCATACATATCTTTGCGAAGAAGCTATTGCAAAATCTTATCCACAAAAAATGGTTGACAATACAGCTGCTATTGCAAGGTTGGCTGATAGGGTAATACTCGTGGCTAAACAAGAAAGTGATAATAGCGAGGATCCTGCTTTTATTCAAAGAGTTAATCAAGCAACTGATACTTTACAAAATA GTATTGCCCCAATGATCCAGAATGCAAAATATGTTACTATCAATACTAATGATAACACTGCAGCATATCATTGGAGAGAAAGCAATCGTGCT CTTTTATCCAATGTCGGACAAGTACATAAGGCTATTGTAGTACATCCAGATTTGGTTCAACCACCATCAATGTCGCAGCTGCATATCACCGATG AGGAACAAATGCCAAGTCAACAATATAATTACTTCACAGATAAAG ttGGTCAGCCTTTGAGAAATCAACCCTCACCCAGCAATTTACGCGTGATCAGCCCCACACTAGGTTCAAATAAACCACAACATCGTTCTCTTAGTCCATTACCAAAATGGGCACGTGGAG GAGATAACCCAGATCTCCTCTATCAAGAACTGGCTTCTGACAACGAGTTGGAAAAGTCAATTTGTGCTGGAG gctatattgattattatgatGATG AAGTTGCACCACCACGTCCACCATTACCTGGTGGTGATATTCCACCACCAAGACCTCCACCTCCAGAAACGGATGACGAAGACGAAATGTTCATGCATGCACCTCAACCAAATCAACCAATAATG ATGGCTGCACATGGTTTACATCAAGAAGTACGACAGTGGTCAAGCaaagataatgaaattattgcaGCAGCTAAAAAAATGGCTGTCTTGATGGGTAAATTATCTGGTTTAGTTAGAGGAGAAGGTGGAAATAAGAGAGATCTTATAGCTTGTGCTAAAGCTATAGCCGAAGCTTCTCAGGAAGTAACACGTCTTGCAAAAGAACTTGCTAGAGAATGTACTGATAAACGAATTCGTACG aatttaCTTCAAGTTTGTGAACGTATACCAACTATTGGAacacaattaaaaattttatctacaGTAAAAGCTACAATGCTTGGAGCACAAG GTACAGAAGAAGATCAGGAGGCAACTGATATGCTTGTTGGAAATGCTCAAAATCTTATGCAGAGTGTCAAAGAAACTGTACGTGCTGCAGAATGTGCAAGTATAAAGATTCGTACTGCTTCTGGTATGAAATTACGATGGGTACGTCGTCAACCATGGTAccaatattaa
- the LOC127062101 gene encoding vinculin isoform X6 has product MPVFHTKTIESILEPVAQQVSRLVILHEEAEDGNAMPDLGKPVQAVSMAVTNLIKVGKETINSSDDALLKQDMPAALQRVEGASRLLEEASAMLKQDPYSGPARKKLIEGSRGILQGTSSLLLCFDESEVRKIIRECKRVLDYLAVTEVIETMEDLVHFLKNLSPCLSKVSREVSAREKELTHQVHREILIRCLEQVKTLAPILICSMKIFIHIISQGGKGAEEAAENRNYLSGRMSDELNEIIRVLQLTTYDEEEWDADQLTVLKKAQSAIESRIRAAYDWLDDGLALRGGVGEKSLRQIVEQASRLAERYLSPSQAEPLSKLASQIITMTDALCELRQNEKGTTPQAEALARGIKEKLNELRSCVASALVAADKSGTAQTAHTVAGRLEQANKWLLNPQQDDKGLGQKAIALIIHEGKKNQQHVANVAEGLPGIHKVEILQLCDEVDNLSHQLGDLCAHGQGNTPRAQEIARQLSHKLYELKNRIQQAVVSRVVEDFIDITTPLKQFTDAVLAPEGTPGRDQNFNDKTHALQTFSNRAAKTARMVAAGGSGGNKKLAEALAASASQVESLTPQLVNAGRIRMTYPDSKAADEHFENLRQQYAETMQRARALCDEATDSGDFIRTSEEQMQKHTYLCEEAIAKSYPQKMVDNTAAIARLADRVILVAKQESDNSEDPAFIQRVNQATDTLQNSIAPMIQNAKYVTINTNDNTAAYHWRESNRALLSNVGQVHKAIVVHPDLVQPPSMSQLHITDEEQMPSQQYNYFTDKVGQPLRNQPSPSNLRVISPTLGSNKPQHRSLSPLPKWARGGDNPDLLYQELASDNELEKSICAGGYIDYYDDEVAPPRPPLPGGDIPPPRPPPPETDDEDEMFMHAPQPNQPIMMAAHGLHQEVRQWSSKDNEIIAAAKKMAVLMGKLSGLVRGEGGNKRDLIACAKAIAEASQEVTRLAKELARECTDKRIRTNLLQVCERIPTIGTQLKILSTVKATMLGAQGTEEDQEATDMLVGNAQNLMQSVKETVRAAECASIKIRTASGMKLRWVRRQPWYQY; this is encoded by the exons ATGCCGGTGTTTCACACAAAGACTATAGAAAGTATTCTTGAACCTGTCGCACAGCag GTTTCAAGACTTGTCATTTTACATGAAGAAGCTGAAGATGGAAATGCAATGCCAGATTTGGGAAAGCCTGTACAGGCAGTTAGTATGGCAGTGACTAATTTGATAAAA gttggcaaagaaacaataaattcTTCAGATGATGCTTTGCTCAAGCAAGACATGCCTGCAGCATTGCAACGCGTGGAGGGGGCTTCGCGTCTTTTAGAAGAAGCATCTGCAATGTTAAAACAAGATCCTTATTCTGGACCTGCCAG aaagaaactTATAGAAGGTTCCCGTGGTATTCTGCAAGGAACTAGTTCTTTACTGTTATGTTTTGATGAAAGTGAAgtacgaaaaataattagagaATGTAAACGCGTTTTGGATTATTTAGCTGTTACTGAAGTCATTGAAACAATGGAAGATTTGGTTCACTTCCTTAAAAATTTAAGTCCATGCTTAAGTAAGGTATCGAGAGAAGTAAGCGCtcgtgaaaaagaattaactcATCAAGTTCATAGAGAAATCCTCATACGATGTTTAGAGCAg gtgAAAACTTTGGCACCAATCCTTATTTGttctatgaaaatttttattcacatCATATCTCAAGGTGGAAAAGGAGCTGAAGAGGCAGCTGAaaatcgtaattatttaaGTGGACGAATGTCTGACGAACTGAATGAAATAATCAGAGTTTTACAATTAACAACATATGATGAAGAGGAATGGGATGCTGATCAATTAACA GTCTTGAAAAAAGCACAGAGTGCTATAGAATCTAGAATACGTGCTGCATACGATTGGTTGGATGATGGACTCGCTTTACGTGGAGGTGTAGGAGAAAAAAGTCTTCGGCAAATAGTGGAACAAGCATCGCGATTAGCCGAACgatatctttctccttctcaagCAGAACCATTATCGAAATTAGCTTCACAAATAATTACCATGACAGATGCTTTATGCGAACTGcgtcaaaatgaaaaag GAACTACACCACAAGCAGAAGCTCTGGCGCGtggtataaaagaaaaattaaatgaattacgCAGTTGCGTAGCATCTGCCTTAGTAGCCGCTGATAAATCAGGAACAGCTCAAACTGCACATACCGTCGCAGGTCGTTTGGAACAAGCTAATAAATGGCTTTTAAATCCACAACAAGATGATAAAGGACTTGGTCAAAAGGCTATAGCTTTGATAATAcatgaaggaaaaaag AACCAACAGCATGTAGCGAAT gTTGCTGAAGGTTTACCTGGTATACATAAAGTAGAGATTCTACAATTATGTGATGAAGTTGATAATTTATCTCATCAACTTGGAGATTTATGTGCTCATGGTCAAGGAAATACACCAAGAGCTCAAGAGATAGCACGTCAACTATCGCATAAATTGTACGAGCTAAAGAATAGGATACAACAGGCTGTTGTATCACGGGTAGTTGAAGATTTCATCGATATTACGACACCTTTAAAGCAATTTACGGATGCTGTCTTGGCACCAGAAGGTACACCAGGAAGAGATCAAAATTTCAATGACAAAACTCATGCTCTCCAAACATTTTCTAATAGAGCAGCAAAAACGGCTAGAATGGTTGCAGCTGGTG GTAGTGgaggtaataaaaaattagctGAGGCATTAGCTGCAAGTGCTTCACAAGTTGAATCATTAACACCTCAATTGGTTAATGCTGGTCGAATTCGTATGACGTATCCGGACAGTAAAGCAGCCGATGAACATTTTGAAAATCTTAGACAACAATATGCCGAAACTATGCAGCGAGCAAGAGCATTGTGCGATGAAGCAACTGATAGTGGCGATTTTATTAGAACTTCAGAAGAACAAATGCAAAAGCATACATATCTTTGCGAAGAAGCTATTGCAAAATCTTATCCACAAAAAATGGTTGACAATACAGCTGCTATTGCAAGGTTGGCTGATAGGGTAATACTCGTGGCTAAACAAGAAAGTGATAATAGCGAGGATCCTGCTTTTATTCAAAGAGTTAATCAAGCAACTGATACTTTACAAAATA GTATTGCCCCAATGATCCAGAATGCAAAATATGTTACTATCAATACTAATGATAACACTGCAGCATATCATTGGAGAGAAAGCAATCGTGCT CTTTTATCCAATGTCGGACAAGTACATAAGGCTATTGTAGTACATCCAGATTTGGTTCAACCACCATCAATGTCGCAGCTGCATATCACCGATG AGGAACAAATGCCAAGTCAACAATATAATTACTTCACAGATAAAG ttGGTCAGCCTTTGAGAAATCAACCCTCACCCAGCAATTTACGCGTGATCAGCCCCACACTAGGTTCAAATAAACCACAACATCGTTCTCTTAGTCCATTACCAAAATGGGCACGTGGAG GAGATAACCCAGATCTCCTCTATCAAGAACTGGCTTCTGACAACGAGTTGGAAAAGTCAATTTGTGCTGGAG gctatattgattattatgatGATG AAGTTGCACCACCACGTCCACCATTACCTGGTGGTGATATTCCACCACCAAGACCTCCACCTCCAGAAACGGATGACGAAGACGAAATGTTCATGCATGCACCTCAACCAAATCAACCAATAATG ATGGCTGCACATGGTTTACATCAAGAAGTACGACAGTGGTCAAGCaaagataatgaaattattgcaGCAGCTAAAAAAATGGCTGTCTTGATGGGTAAATTATCTGGTTTAGTTAGAGGAGAAGGTGGAAATAAGAGAGATCTTATAGCTTGTGCTAAAGCTATAGCCGAAGCTTCTCAGGAAGTAACACGTCTTGCAAAAGAACTTGCTAGAGAATGTACTGATAAACGAATTCGTACG aatttaCTTCAAGTTTGTGAACGTATACCAACTATTGGAacacaattaaaaattttatctacaGTAAAAGCTACAATGCTTGGAGCACAAG GTACAGAAGAAGATCAGGAGGCAACTGATATGCTTGTTGGAAATGCTCAAAATCTTATGCAGAGTGTCAAAGAAACTGTACGTGCTGCAGAATGTGCAAGTATAAAGATTCGTACTGCTTCTGGTATGAAATTACGATGGGTACGTCGTCAACCATGGTAccaatattaa